One segment of Niabella beijingensis DNA contains the following:
- a CDS encoding MauE/DoxX family redox-associated membrane protein, whose product MNIKKHIEEVIYLVAMFCFFYEGLYLLVRVEHFDLWLKYLPFMHGAHRQVSYLLPLTEMAVAILIIWPKTRNAGLILGLVGCVCFVVYLLLVLLFTDTFVLPFHRYWKFMKWFHKMLIIVSMSWILFGLLIVNKNRGIFNEKYRKIGHV is encoded by the coding sequence ATGAACATAAAAAAACACATAGAAGAGGTTATTTATTTAGTGGCAATGTTTTGTTTTTTTTATGAAGGATTATACCTGCTGGTTCGGGTGGAACATTTTGATCTTTGGCTAAAATATTTGCCATTCATGCATGGCGCTCATCGGCAGGTGAGTTATTTGCTCCCATTAACTGAAATGGCAGTAGCAATATTGATTATTTGGCCAAAAACACGTAATGCGGGATTAATATTGGGTCTTGTTGGATGTGTATGTTTTGTTGTGTATCTGTTATTAGTCCTGCTTTTTACAGACACATTTGTTTTGCCTTTTCATCGGTACTGGAAATTTATGAAATGGTTTCACAAAATGCTCATCATTGTAAGTATGAGCTGGATTTTATTCGGATTGCTTATTGTAAATAAGAACAGAGGTATTTTCAACGAAAAGTATAGAAAGATTGGTCACGTGTAG
- a CDS encoding RagB/SusD family nutrient uptake outer membrane protein, with protein MKKLYIYIAILCSIISLTSCKKLIEIKPSTGFVITDQVFKNTDDATAAVAGMFYKMGSTGVNYANAGSTVFCGLSADELMLFTSSQESYVQFQTNSLNASNGLVLSSFWSPAFSVIYEANAVIAGLERSLISDSTKNRLKANALFARAFTNFYLTNYFGAIPLVTTINYRESSLLGRTSTENIYTQIVKDLVEAQNYLPDNYNNAGGLRIEPTKWVAKALLARVYLYQKDWANAEAEATDLINNTSLFSLMANLNDVFLTTSKEAIWQIQPNKKQSPFFANQEAINFIPFPSQATSAPNFVITPELLAQFETGDLRLRDWTGQTSYQSQSYLYPYKYKLGKAAQSASTPFTECNTALRLAEQWLIRAEARAEKNNLNGALEDLNRIRARAGLDNKRIETKEEMLAAIYREKQIEFFAEWGHRWFDLKRWGIASQILGPIKASTWQETDQVYPLPSSELQTGPNLDQNAGY; from the coding sequence ATGAAAAAACTTTACATATATATTGCAATTCTTTGCTCCATTATTTCCTTAACCAGTTGCAAAAAACTAATAGAGATTAAGCCCTCCACAGGTTTTGTAATAACCGACCAGGTTTTTAAAAACACCGACGATGCAACGGCGGCCGTTGCCGGGATGTTCTATAAAATGGGATCCACTGGGGTTAACTATGCAAATGCCGGTTCTACCGTTTTTTGCGGGTTAAGCGCAGATGAACTCATGCTTTTTACATCGTCACAGGAATCTTATGTTCAATTTCAGACGAATAGCCTTAACGCGTCTAATGGCTTGGTTTTATCCTCCTTCTGGAGCCCTGCGTTTAGCGTGATTTATGAAGCCAATGCAGTGATCGCTGGTCTTGAGCGTTCCCTCATTAGTGATTCAACAAAGAACAGACTGAAGGCCAACGCCTTATTTGCAAGAGCTTTTACCAATTTTTACCTTACGAATTATTTTGGAGCTATCCCACTGGTTACAACCATTAACTACAGGGAAAGCAGCTTGCTCGGCCGAACGTCTACAGAGAATATTTATACGCAAATTGTTAAAGATCTTGTTGAAGCACAAAACTATTTACCAGATAATTATAATAACGCAGGAGGGTTACGTATTGAACCCACAAAGTGGGTTGCAAAAGCCCTCCTGGCAAGAGTATATTTATACCAGAAAGACTGGGCAAATGCGGAAGCAGAGGCCACGGACTTAATAAACAATACAAGCCTCTTTTCATTAATGGCAAATCTGAACGATGTTTTTTTAACCACAAGCAAAGAAGCTATCTGGCAAATTCAGCCCAATAAGAAGCAATCTCCATTTTTTGCAAATCAGGAAGCAATCAATTTTATTCCTTTTCCATCGCAGGCAACTTCAGCGCCCAATTTTGTTATTACACCAGAACTGCTGGCGCAGTTTGAAACGGGAGATTTAAGACTAAGAGACTGGACAGGACAAACATCTTATCAATCTCAATCCTATCTCTATCCATATAAATACAAACTGGGAAAAGCAGCGCAATCCGCATCTACTCCGTTTACAGAATGTAACACTGCATTGCGACTTGCCGAACAATGGTTGATTCGTGCAGAAGCAAGAGCCGAAAAGAATAATTTGAATGGCGCGCTCGAAGACCTTAACCGGATTCGGGCAAGAGCGGGGCTTGATAATAAGCGGATAGAGACAAAGGAGGAAATGCTTGCTGCCATTTACCGTGAAAAACAGATTGAGTTCTTTGCAGAGTGGGGGCATAGGTGGTTTGATTTAAAACGGTGGGGGATCGCCAGCCAGATTCTGGGTCCGATAAAAGCAAGCACCTGGCAAGAAACGGATCAAGTGTACCCGCTACCTTCCTCAGAGCTACAAACTGGGCCAAACCTGGATCAAAACGCAGGTTATTAA